A genomic segment from Salvia splendens isolate huo1 chromosome 13, SspV2, whole genome shotgun sequence encodes:
- the LOC121759988 gene encoding acyl carrier protein 2, mitochondrial-like, whose product MAARNALLKYLRVTVNPVLPFQNPRATGPGVSQLIRRHFCEEAKGIFLEKSEVADRVINVVKNFQKVDPSKVTPNAHFQNDLGLDSLDTVEIVMALEEEFCFEIPDDEADKINSINLAVDFIASHPQAK is encoded by the exons ATGGCGGCGAGAAACGCACTGTTGAAGTACCTGAGGGTCACTGTGAATCCGGTGCTGCCGTTCCAAAATCCTAGAGCAACCGGCCCCGGCGTTTCGCAGCTCATCCGGCGCCACTTCTGCGAAGAAGCTAAGGGCATCTTCCTCGAAAAATCGGAAGTCGCCGACCGTGTCATCAACGTCGTCAAGAACTTCCAGAAAGTTGATCCTTCCAAG GTTACTCCAAATGCTCATTTCCAGAACGACCTTGGGCTGGATAGCTTGGACACTGTGGAAATTGTGATGGCACTCGAAGAAGAGTTCTGTTTTGAGATCCCAGACGATGAAGCagacaaaatcaactccattaATCTTGCTGTAGATTTTATAGCTTCTCACCCTCAGGCAAAGTAA
- the LOC121762740 gene encoding serine/threonine-protein kinase TIO-like: protein MGVENYHVIELVGEGSFGKVYKGRRKFSGQTVAMKFIPKHGKSEKDVLNLRQEIEILRKLKHENIIAMLDSFESPQEFCVVTEFAQGELFEILEDDKCLPEEQVQAIAKQLVRALHYLHSNRIIHRDMKPQNILIGAGSIVKLCDFGFARAMSANTVVLRSIKGTPLYMAPELVREQPYNHTADLWSLGVILYELFVGQPPFYTNSVYALIRHIIKDPVKYPDNMSINFKNFLQGLLNKVPQQRLTWPALLEHPFVKDASAEMEVQCNVMTASPRGFGGAVNQEKSVHRPSGFTGATPESTNPCSPVDPHNNSAISTKDNAKAKEEFPGFPGQGGNVQSGCQVLDRLENNSRTVKGAKMIGQDNEALSAILLPFRKLSDGLQTSCRDQDVVTLNQSLRILANLIGGGAVSSRGILDEMINRLLGFNTALIRYNISDGNDLMAKSFSLIKRLVDNSGASFGDPYFRHWVALVRLYAQVAGCGDEISGRVLYECTSCVAVMLSQVAQSLRASLVTSNLDATSTSLPVNKTIQQILDHAKSSGVLNCLCLSLESSGLNLISGSTNLLRAACESCRGIWSLIDAFELLSQKGCVLFPLNSLRSHSLLRLDIKNSDEAPSYGSDLGEAIDSIARAFLKSKAIQVAIYFCLHQRHEIGLCVGVQLILRCCMHNDVITNILCGLPSKLPATTVVSGGGDGTIISEIFTILSLCTTSNKETNGAEADNSRLKVMDKNALVMNSCLVLVAVAQCLKSSGRNSALFMLTTSSKKQFTRLSILANHISSDERMQSSLQPSCSAAMLALASILNLEKGALVENAISEMALPLIPRTATLCDHLKGPASDENAANLTIPRGMLPCRYGIRDGSIGLLESRLNWGGPLAVQQLCASGAPQLLVDLLANQVLNGSQRPGHTKDQIGLSPSGVVWTVSSICQCLSGGVSTFRQILLRTEHIKCITDLISDAHLKLVTSWTGPGGGTYGVRETVNAVIDFLAFPFVAVQSAPGLPSANASVNSGFVLNMGSPGGRVCVEDRDMMRTIQGGMKKYIQILEEVEVPTIILRCLDHMELKDIARPVAFIAKLCIQQPLAVQLISKGLLEPTRAKKLLNSPCPREVTLDFLMIVSDLARMDKKFYEYIDAADILEDLSRFLTHEDSNLRAKTCSAIGNMCRHSSYFYNLLAKHQIISLLIDRCADHDKRTRKFACFAVGNAAYHNDSLYDELRRAIPQLTNLLLAGEEDKTKANAAGALSNLVRNSNRLCEDIVSKGAVQALLKVVADCSTAALNPRRDAINESPLKIALFSLVKMSAYPLCRQFIRSSELFPLIMQLRQSPEPNIANYATFISSKAES from the exons ATGGGTGTTGAAAATTATCATGTCATCGAGCTTGTGGGCGAGGGATCATTCGGAAAAGTTTACAaagggcggcggaagttcagtGGCCAG ACGGTTGCTATGAAGTTTATCCCTAAACATGGAAAAAGTGAGAAGGATGTATTGAACTTGAGACAGGAAATAGAG ATACTAAGAAAATTGAAGCATGAAAACATTATAGCAATGCTGGACTCATTCGAAAGCCCACAAGAGTTCTGTGTAGTTACAGAATTTGCACAA GGAGAACTTTTTGAAATTCTGGAGGATGACAAATGTCTCCCTGAAGAACAAGTTCAAGCAATTGCAAAACAGCTG GTTAGAGCACTGCATTATCTCCACTCAAACCGTATAATTCATCGTGACATGAAACCACAAAACATCCTCATTGGTGCTGGCTCTATTGTGAAG CTTTGCGATTTTGGTTTTGCACGCGCAATGTCTGCAAACACCGTAGTCCTGCGATCCATTAAAG GAACACCTCTGTACATGGCGCCAGAATTAGTACGAGAGCAGCCATACAACCACACTGCAGATCTGTGGTCCCTTGGTGTTATTTT GTACGAACTATTTGTTGGCCAACCTCCATTTTATACGAATTCAGTTTATGCACTTATACGGCACATCATCAAG GATCCAGTTAAGTATCCAGACAATATGAGCATaaacttcaaaaatttcttGCAGGGGTTGCTTAACAAG GTTCCCCAGCAAAGACTGACATGGCCTGCTCTTCTTGAACATCCATTTGTTAAAGATGCATCTGCAGAAATGGAA GTGCAATGCAATGTGATGACAGCATCTCCAAGAGGTTTTGGTGGAGCTGTGAATCAAGAAAAAAGTGTTCATAGGCCTAGTGGATTTACTGGTGCAACTCCAGAGA GTACAAATCCATGCTCCCCAGTGGATCCTCATAACAATAGTGCTATCTCTACGAAAGATAATGCGAAGGCAAAGGAGGAGTTTCCAGGGTTTCCGGGCCAGGGTGGTAATGTACAGTCAG GCTGCCAAGTGCTGGACCGGCTAGAAAATAATTCCCGAACAGTTAAGGGTGCAAAAATGATTGGTCAAGATAATGAAGCATTGTCTGCCATTCTGCTACCATTTAGAAAACTCTCTGATGGACTGCAAACCTCTTGCAG ggATCAGGACGTTGTGACTTTGAACCAGTCCTTGAGAATTCTTGCAAACTTAATTGGTGGGGGAGCTGTCAGTTCAAGGGGGATTCTGGATGAAATGATCAATAGACTACTTGGATTCAATACCGCTCTAATTCGATATAACATATCTGATGGGAATGACTTGATGGCGAAG AGCTTCTCACTCATCAAAAGATTGGTAGATAATTCTGGAGCTAGTTTTGGTGATCCTTATTTCAGGCACTGGGTTGCCCTTGTCAGATTGTATGCACAG GTTGCAGGTTGTGGTGATGAAATCTCTGGAAGAGTTCTTTATGAGTGCACATCATGTGTTGCAGTCATGTTATCTCAAGTTGCTCAAtctctaagagcatctctaGTCACTTCAAACCTTGATGCAACTTCCACTTCACTGCCAGTAAATAAAACTATTCAACAAATTTTGGACCATGCAAAGTCTTCAGGTGTACTAAATTGTTTGTGCTTGAGCTTGGAGTCGTCTGGCCTAAATTTAATATCAGGATCTACAAATTTGTTGCGAGCTGCATGTGAATCCTGCAGGGGCATTTGGTCACTCATTGATGCGTTTGAACTTCTTTCTCAGAAAGGATGTGTATTGTTTCCATTGAACTCTTTGCGGAGCCATTCTCTACTTCGCCTTGATATTAAGAACTCCGATGAGGCACCTTCATATGGAAGTGATTTAGGAGAAGCCATTGATTCTATCGCTAGAGCATTTCTTAAGTCAAAAGCCATACAGGTTGCTATATATTTTTGTCTTCACCAACGTCATGAGATAGGTCTCTGTGTTGGAGTGCAG CTTATTTTGAGATGTTGCATGCACAACGATGTTATCACTAACATCCTCTGTGGATTACCTAGCAAACTGCCTGCAACTACAGTTGTGAGTGGTGGTGGAGATGGTACAATTATTTCTGAGATCTTCACCATACTATCTCTGTGTACTACTTCAAATAAAGAGACTAATGGTGCAGAAGCAGATAATTCAAGACTTAAGGTCATGGATAAAAATGCACTGGTTATGAATTCATGTCTTGTCCTTGTGGCAGTTGCTCAGTGTTTGAAATCATCTGGAAGAAATTCTGCATTGTTCATGTTGACTACTTCTTCAAAAAAACAGTTTACTCGTCTATCTATCCTTGCAAACCATATCTCTTCAGATGAAAGAATGCAGTCGTCATTGCAACCTTCTTGTTCAGCAGCCATGCTTGCTCTTGCATCCATTCTAAATCTTGAGAAAGGGGCGTTGGTTGAAAATGCCATTTCTGAAATGGCTCTTCCATTAATTCCACGAACAGCAACTCTGTGTGACCATCTCAAAGGTCCAGCAAGTGATGAAAATGCTGCTAACCTTACCATACCGAGAGGAATGCTTCCTTGTAGGTATGGCATCCGGGATGGGTCTATTGGGTTGTTGGAGTCTAGACTGAATTGGGGAGGACCTCTGGCTGTGCAACAGCTATGTGCAAGTGGTGCTCCACAGCTTCTCGTTGATTTATTGGCTAACCAAGTTTTAAATGGTTCCCAGAGACCTGGCCACACAAAAGATCAAATTGGACTATCACCTTCTGGTGTTGTATGGACTGTTTCTTCAATATGTCAGTGCCTTTCTGGTGGAGTTTCAACGTTTCGTCAGATTCTACTGAGAACTGAACACATCAAGTGCATTACTGATCTAATATCCGACGCTCATCTTAAGCTTGTTACGTCCTGGACTGGACCTGGGGGAGGTACATATGGTGTGAGAGAGACAGTAAATGCAGTAATTGACTTCTTAGCATTCCCTTTTGTAGCTGTACAAAGTGCACCTGGCCTGCCATCTGCTAATGCTTCAGTGAACAGTGGTTTCGTCCTGAATATGGGTTCTCCTGGAGGGAGGGTTTGTGTTGAAGACAGAGACATGATGAGAACTATACAGGGAGGCATGAAAAAGTATATTCAGATTCTTGAGGAG GTTGAGGTCCCAACAATCATCCTCAGATGCTTGGATCATATGGAACTGAAAGATATAGCAAGGCCAGTTGCGTTTATTGCCAAGTTATGTATCCAACAGCCACTTGCTGTTCAACTTATAAGCAAAGGCTTGCTGGAGCCAACCAGAGCAAAGAAGCTACTTAATAGCCCCTGCCCAAGGGAAGTCACCCTGGACTTTCTTATGATTGTTTCAGATTTAGCTCGAATGGACAAG aaattttatgaatatatcGATGCAGCGGACATCTTGGAGGATCTGAGCCGCTTTCTCACCCATGAAGACTCCAACTTGCGCGCCAAGACCTGCAGTGCTATTGGAAACATGTGCCGCCATAGCTCCTATTTCTACAATTTACTG GCAAAACATCAAATTATCAGTCTCCTTATTGATCGATGTGCGGATCATGACAAACGGACAAGAAAATTTGCCTGTTTTGCT GTGGGGAATGCAGCCTATCATAATGACTCGTTATATGATGAACTCAGAAGAGCCATCCCTCAGCTGACTAATTTGCTGCTTGCTGGAGAAGAAGACAAAACTAAAGCAAATGCTGCTGGCGCTCTTAGTAATCTCGTTCGCAACTCCAACCGGCTCTGTGAGGACATAGTCTCCAAGGGAGCCGTGCAG GCACTGCTTAAGGTGGTAGCAGATTGTTCAACCGCGGCATTGAACCCAAGAAGAGACGCCATAAATGAGTCTCCTCTAAAGATAGCCTTGTTCTCTCTCGTGAAGATGTCTGCTTATCCACTGTGCCGGCAGTTCATCCGGTCATCTGAGCTATTCCCGCTTATAATGCAGCTCCGGCAGTCACCGGAGCCGAACATTGCTAACTATGCCACCTTCATCTCTAGTAAAGCGGAATCCTGA